One Caenibius sp. WL genomic window, CGATCACCTGCTTCGCAATCCCTCCAGCATTTCCTCGACCCATTCCGGCACGATCGCGCTCGCCGGGCCAAGCCGCGATTCGTGGAACCAGCCCGAACCCTGGCTGCGTTCGAGATTGAGCTCCAGCGCTTCGGCCCCGCATTCGCGCGCCTGCTGGACGAACCCGGCGGCGGGATAGACCGCGCCCGAAGTGCCGATGGAAACGAACAGGTCCGCCTCGCGCAGCGCGGCGAAGATTTCATCCATGCGATAGGGCATTTCCCCGAACCACACGATATCGGGCCGCAAAGCGTGGGCATGGCAGATCGGACACGGCGGATCGTCGCGCAGCGTGCCGGTCCACGGCATCCGCGAATCGCACGCGGTGCACCACGCGGCCAGCCCTTCCCCATGCATGTGCAGCACCCGCCGCGCCCCTGCCCGCTCGTGCAGATCGTCGATGTTCTGGGTGACGATCAGCAGTTCGCCCGGCCATTGCGCATCCAGCCGGGCCAGCGCCGCATGCGCCGGGTTGGGCTGTGCAGCCAGGATTCCTTCACGCCGCATGTCGTAGAACGCCTGCACCAGATCGGGATCGCGGGCGAAAGCCTCGGGCGTGGCGACATCCTCCACCCGGTGATCTTCCCACAATCCGTCGGCGGCACGAAAAGTCTGCAAGCCGCTTTCGGCGCTGATTCCCGCCCCTGTCAGAATCACGATATTGCGGATTGGCTGCATATACCCTTTCCTTGCCGTCACCCCGAACTTGTTTCAGGGCCCATTTCGCGCCATGCGAGCCTGTCTGGGGCACCATGGAAGCCGAGACAAGTTCGGCATGACGAATCTGGATTGGAGAGCACGTGGCACGTATCGGCATTATCGGCAGCGCAGGGCGCATGGGGCAGGCGATCGCCCGGGTGGTCGAAACGTCCGGGCATGACCTTGCGGGCGGGATCGACCAGGGGGACGATCCGGCGGCGCTGGCCGCGAAGGCCGACGTGCTGGTGGACTTCTCCTCCCCCCGCGCGCTGGCGGCCAATCTCGCCGCCGCACAGGGGGCGGGCATTCCCATCGTCATCGGCACCACCGGTCTGGAAGCCGAACACCATGGCCTGATCGATGCGGCGGCGGCGCACATTGCCGTGCTCCAGACCGGCAACACCTCGCTGGGCGTCACGCTGCTGGCCCATCTGGTGCGCGAAGCGGCGGCGCGGCTGGGGGACGACTGGGATATCGAAATCGTCGAAATGCACCACCGTATGAAAGTCGATGCCCCTTCCGGCACCGCTCTCCTGCTCGGCGAAGCGGCGGCGGCGGGGCGCGGCATCGCGCTTGCCGGCAACACCGAAAGCGGCCGCCACGGGATGACCGGCGCCCGGGCGAAGGGTGCCATCGGCTTTGCCGCGCTGCGTGGCGGCACCGTGACGGGCGAACATGCGGTGATCCTGGCCGGTGACGAGGAGCGGCTGACTCTGTCCCACAGCGCGGAGAACCGCACCATCTTCGCGCGCGGTGCGGTCAGGGCGGCCGAATGGCTGCTGGGCAGGCCCACGGGCCGCTACACCATGCCCGAGGTGCTGGGCCTTTGAAGAAGGACACCATTTTCGAATTCTTCCGCATTCTGGCGGAACACAATCCCGCGCCCGAAACGGAGCTGGAATTCACCAACACCTATCAGTTGCTGGTGGCGGTCGTGCTGTCCGCGCAGGCCACCGATGTCGGGGTCAACAAGGCCACGCGCAAGCTGTTCGAAGAGGTCAAGACTCCGGCGCAGATGGTCGCGCTGGGCGAAGAAGGGCTGAAACAGCACATCAAGACCATCGGCCTGTTCAATTCCAAGGCCAAGAACGTGATCGCGCTGTCCGAAATCCTCGACCGCGATTTCGGCGGCGAGGTTCCGCAGGATCGCGACACGCTGACCACGCTGCCCGGCGTCGGCCGCAAGACCGCCAATGTGGTGATGAACTGCGCGTTCGGCGCGGAAACCTTCGCGGTCGATACCCATGTCTTCC contains:
- the dapB gene encoding 4-hydroxy-tetrahydrodipicolinate reductase codes for the protein MARIGIIGSAGRMGQAIARVVETSGHDLAGGIDQGDDPAALAAKADVLVDFSSPRALAANLAAAQGAGIPIVIGTTGLEAEHHGLIDAAAAHIAVLQTGNTSLGVTLLAHLVREAAARLGDDWDIEIVEMHHRMKVDAPSGTALLLGEAAAAGRGIALAGNTESGRHGMTGARAKGAIGFAALRGGTVTGEHAVILAGDEERLTLSHSAENRTIFARGAVRAAEWLLGRPTGRYTMPEVLGL
- a CDS encoding NAD-dependent deacylase, yielding MQPIRNIVILTGAGISAESGLQTFRAADGLWEDHRVEDVATPEAFARDPDLVQAFYDMRREGILAAQPNPAHAALARLDAQWPGELLIVTQNIDDLHERAGARRVLHMHGEGLAAWCTACDSRMPWTGTLRDDPPCPICHAHALRPDIVWFGEMPYRMDEIFAALREADLFVSIGTSGAVYPAAGFVQQARECGAEALELNLERSQGSGWFHESRLGPASAIVPEWVEEMLEGLRSR
- the nth gene encoding endonuclease III, with the protein product MKKDTIFEFFRILAEHNPAPETELEFTNTYQLLVAVVLSAQATDVGVNKATRKLFEEVKTPAQMVALGEEGLKQHIKTIGLFNSKAKNVIALSEILDRDFGGEVPQDRDTLTTLPGVGRKTANVVMNCAFGAETFAVDTHVFRVSNRTGLAKGKTVEKVEALLEKRVPQPFRRDAHHWLILLGRYTCKARVPECWRCLVVEQCEFRHKVLEPKPAARITKARGRAAPA